The Micromonospora siamensis genome contains the following window.
CGCGGAGCCGTTGGCGGGTGGGGCCGGCCGGGCGGCGGGGAACGTCCCGACGTGCACGGTCTCCACCCGGTGCGGCACGGCACAGTCCACCGGCCGGTAGCCGGCCAGGGTGACGGTGTCGGTGAAGTCGGCCACCTGGCAGACCCCGGCGGCCGGGGTGAACGGCGCCGCCGCCGGCAGGGCAGCCCAGTCGTCGGTCAGGTCGCCGTCGAGGCCGCTGGCGGCGGCGCAGCCGGCCAGCAGGACCGAGGCGATCACCGTGGCCAGTGATCCGATCGCACGGCGCATCGCGGCCTCCCCCAGCCAGCGACCGTCACCCGACGGCGACTCCAGGGTAACCGGAAATGACCTTCCGGTGACAGACCGGATTCGGGGCGCGAGGCACCACGGCGCCCCTCCTGCAAGCTCAGCCGACGGCGGCGAAGGGGTTGACGATCGGGTCGCCTGCGGTGTCCGGGGCGGCGGTGGCCGGGTCGGCGTTCAACTCGACGATCCGGTTGTCGGCGTCGACGTGCACCACCCGAGGCTGGTACGAGCGGGCCTCGGCGTCGTCCATCTGCCCGTACGAGATGAGGATGACCAGGTCACCGGGGTGCACCAGGTGCGCCGCAGCACCGTTGATGCCGATCACGCCGCTGCCGCGTA
Protein-coding sequences here:
- the panD gene encoding aspartate 1-decarboxylase → MFRTMLKSKIHRATVTQADLHYVGSVTVDQDLLDAADLLPGEQVAIVDVTNGARLETYVIPGVRGSGVIGINGAAAHLVHPGDLVILISYGQMDDAEARSYQPRVVHVDADNRIVELNADPATAAPDTAGDPIVNPFAAVG